The Pseudanabaena sp. FACHB-2040 genome segment AATCTAACTCTTAAGATATGGGTTGTAAGCGGTTATGCTTCGACGATCTTGTTTAGGATTCAACTTTATGGCTAGGATGACAAGAATAAAAAGGTTGATGTTGGGGCCAATCATACCTAATTGAAAGGTTTCACCGATATTAGAAAATATCAAAAACGTAATTAAAAGTAGGGGCAAGCGTTGCTCCTTGCCTTTAGCAGAATATGCTTTTTGAACGGCTTTATACGAAGTTTGTAGAAATAGTAGAATGAAGATAATGAGACCAAGATAACCAAGTTGAATAAAAACTTCTACAAATCCATTATGGGCGTGGGGAGCTACATAGTCGCCAAGTAGATCTGGCTTAATGTTATAGCCTGGGCTATCACTTCCTCTCCACACTTGCCAAAACCCGTTGTAACCGTAACCTAATAAAGCATTGTAGTTATTAACTTTTTCTATAAGCACCTCCCATATTAAAGTGCGCCCTGTAAAAGTAGGATCTTTGCCAAAGAAGATAGCAACTCGAGGAAAATTTGAAATAAATATCGATACAACAAAAATAGAAATAGGTCCTAAAACCGATAATATACGTAGCGATTCTTTTCTCTTTAAAAAGCGAGATGAACTAGTAAGAAAAAGAGCATAGAGGCAAGCCATTAGGGTAATTAATCCCGTAATACTATTACCCAAAATTACAAATATTGAGAAGAAACAAGCACATATAGGCGATAGCCAGTCAGCTTTTTTAGAGCCAAGCCAGTTAAGCAGCCATAGAGAAGTAATAAGGCCACATAAAATACCAAAATTTTTTCTGCCACCTATGAGCGCTCCCCATGGTTCAGTCGTGAAATAAGACGATGGTGATAAAGCAGCAGATACTAAAGTGAGAACGCCAACAACGCTAAGGCCAATCCTTAAAATTTCATCCAATTCTAGCCAGGTATATTTCTCCGCCATCTGTACAGTTATGAGGAGAGCTAGAAGGTAGCCAATGCTAGCTGTTAGCCCTACAATCGGCATTTCGGACCAAGCTGGTGATAATAGAATTATTAAAGATAGAGCAATCAGTAAAGGATTTTTAGAAATTATTCCAATAAAGCGATTAATTCTCATAAGTCCAATTTCCTGCAGAAAAAACAAGCAGAAAAAGTTTATAGAAAAAGTTGTAATGTAACTTGTTAAAGTTCCACCGTATCTTATCCATCTATCAAGAAAAGACAACGTCATGCCAATTAAGGATATTTGGAAAAGACATACGACAAATAAGTATGTGATACTTTTTTTTACAACCTGTATTTTATAAAGCCCTTTTAATATAGGACTTCCTATTAAAATAAAAATGTAAAAACAAAAGCAGATTAGTATTAAGGGCAATATAATAGGATTTCCAATAAAGTCTTGAATAAAATCTTTTGTTGACATTTACTTCCTCAAAAAATTGCTTCAATCACTTAAACGCCGCTAGAAAATGGGCAGATGCGTAGGTTAGTTTCGATTAGTAGTAACTGTAAGCGTCAGCTAAAACGAAAACAACCTACTTTTACACTGTGATTGATTCGAAACCAACAGTATGCTCCAATTTATATAAGCTCATAAATGTGTTCTTTACTAGTGGTAGAACTTATTCATTAGCAGGTTTTGAAAAGCAAATTGTCAGGGCTAATCTTTTGATGTTCTTTTATTTTTAGGAAGCCATTACATCTATAAAGCTACCCGACTTTACTACCATTCCTTTCTCTAGCAAATAAACTCGATTACAGTGCTCTACCGTAGACAAACGATGAGCAATCATAATCACGCTCTTCTTTCCCGAAAGATTTTGAATCGCTGCAGTAATTTGTTTCTCCGTTTCATTGTCCAGAGCAGACGTAGCTTCATCTAAAACTAGAATCTCTCGTTCGTGGTATAAAGCTCGCGCAATACCGATTCGCTGCCTTTGTCCTCCCGAAAGCATTACCCCTCTTTCCCCTACTCGAGTATGAATGCCATTGGGCAGTTGGGTCACTACTTCCTCAAGCTGAGCAGCAGCGACAGCTGCTTCTAATTTTTGGTAGTCAATTAGATGGTCTGGGACACCAAACGCAATATTTCTCTCAACCGTGTCATCTAAGAGAAAGATAGATTGAGGGATATAGCCTATCAGATTCTGCCAAGCGCGTAGGTCGTTGTAAATCGATTCTCCATCAACTGTTATCCCCCCCTTTTGAGGAACTAGCAGTCCCAAGATTACATCGACTAGGGTAGTTTTTCCAGCCCCCGACTTACCAATAAAAGCAACTGACTCACCCTTGTTAATTTCAAGCGAGATTCCATTAATAGCGGGGTTGAGCTCTTGAGAATACTGATAGAAAACCTTCGAAAGCTGAATTTTATTATTGAAACTTATTTTCGAAGCCACTGAGCCGGCTTCTTTGCTAGCTCTTTCGGCTATAGAAGAACTATGTAACGAGAGCTGCTTTTCTGATTCCTTTAGATCAGCGTACAAAATGTCTACTACGTGCCTAGTACTTTGGAGATTGCCTACTGCAGATATAATTTGACTAGCCGCAGGCAGCAAACGGATGGAGGCGACTGCAAATACACTTAGACTAGAAATCAATTGTTCTGTAGAGTTAGACAGAACAATTTGTGAGATTGCGACAAATGAAACAATAAAAATTACCAGAGATGCCTCGATTAAAACCCGAGGCATCATTTCAAAACTACCAACCAAGGATGCTGTGCGAGCATATTGCTGTGCATAACCTGTCATTTGGGTTTCAAAGTAGGGCGCAGCACCAATTACGCGGGTTTCCTTAAAGCCTCCTAAGCCTTGATTTAGGGTTTGGATCACTTTCTGCGTGGCCTCTGACAGTGTTTGCCCCCAAACCTTTAACTTATTTTTTAAGCCATATATTAGAAGAATGACAGGTAATAGAGAAGCTAAAATCGCTGTTAGGAGTAGCGAGTTTGCGGTATACATGAGCCAGCATAAGAGAGCTAGAGTAATACAATTTGAAATCCCATATAGTAGTGAAAGCAAAACACTTGAGCAAAATGCTTGGGTTTCACTAATGATGTTTTTAGTAAGACCAGAAGAATTTTTACTTATGAAGTAGTTGTAGTCGCTATTAAGATAAGCCCTATTTAGTTTTTGAACGATTTTTGCACGATGAGAATGGCTGAATTTTAAAATATAGAATTTAGAAAGAAGATAAGCAATAGATTTGATGACAAAAACAACAGCAATTAAAATACAAAGAAAAATGATGAATGTCTCGTTAGACGATACATTTAGAACATTGTATACCTGCTGTAAAATCGGTACTCGTTGAATTAAGGCTGGGTCGGAGACAACTGCAAAGAATGGACCCAGCATGCCAATGCCAAAAGTTTCTAAGACTGAAGAAAAAATGAAAAATAGAAATAATGACGGCAGTTTCCTGCCTGAGTCTCCAAGAATGAACCAAATCTTTTTGAAGTATTGAAGCATTTTTGTTCAACCTAAATATTTTCTATTGTCTGTACCTGCTCTTAAAATTCTGGCGGTTTTGCATCTTTTAGATTTAGATGAGCTCTTACCATTTCTGTCACAACTTCTGGCATTCTAGACTGAGCTTTCCAACCTAAGATTTTTTCTGCTTTAGCAGGATTACCACAACTCCAAGCAATTTCTGAAGGTCGAAACAAGCTTCGATCAATTACTACATGTTCCTGCCAATTTAAGTTGACCGCCTTAAATGCTAAATCAACAAATTGTTGTAAGGTGTAGGATTTTCCAGTGGCAATTACATAATCGTCAGGCACTTCATGTTGTAGCATAAGGTGCATTGCGTTTACGTATTCTAAAGCCCACCCCCAGTCGCGCTGAATATCAATGTTGCCGAGATATAGCTTCTCATTGCTGCCTGTAGCAATACGACAAACTGTTGAAACAATCTTTTGTGTTACAAATCGCTGAGGCCGTAACGGCGATTCATGATTAAATAGAATGCCTGAACAAGCAAACAGATTATAAGCTTCCCTGTAGTTAGCAACTTCCCAGAAAGCAGCAGCCTTAGCTACTCCGTAAGGGCTACGAGGCCGAAAGGGAGTTTCTTCATTAGCAGCTTCGCCTTTTGTGTCACCAAAGCATTCACTAGAGCTAGCGTTGTAAAGCTTAATTGGTTTCTCCAGAAAGCGGATGACCTCTAGCAAGTTCAAAGTGCCGATTGCAAAACTCTCCATTGTCTCAACCGGCAGTTCAAAGGACAACCCTACAGAACTCTGTCCTGCCAAGTTGTAGACTTCATCTGGCTCAATTTTCGTAAATACCTGTAATACACTTCGAAAGTCAGTTAAAGACATTGATACTAGCTTGACTTGATTCCAAATACCCAGCCTCTTTAGGTTTTGGAAAGATGATATTTGTGCATCTCTAGAAGTGCCGCAAACAGCATAGCCAAGCTCCAGCAAGTGCTTAGCAAGATATGCACCATCTTGACCCGAAATGCCACAGATAAGAGCTTGTTTCATTGGGAAAAGGTGTTGAAAAATAAGTATGGATTATTGTGTTTTAGCTTTATTACTAAAGATCAAGTATTAGCAAAAACTAGCTACACTTTATTCTTCATCTCTCCAGCTATTTAACGGCTTCTAAGCGGAGCCAAATGGCGTTATTAAGATATAAGACTTATAAACAAAAACGGTTGCTTGAATTCAAGCAACCGTTTTTGTTATCAAACTATTCGAATGTCCAGCCAAGAGATTAGGCTACTGGCTCTACCACTTCTGTCACTGTCCGTCGCGCTCGCCGCCGTTCCGATCGCCTCACCCCACCAGCCATCTCATACTCAGTGCTATTGCGGCCGAATTTTACCTTCACAGCACTCAGCATATTCTCCGACAGCTCTCCCAGGCTCCGCTCCTCTTCCAGCAACTCGTTATAGATCTGGTCTATGCTCGACAGCAGCGTGTTATAACGATTTTGCCGCTCGCGCAAGCTATCCAGGGCCGCTTGATACGACTTCAGCGTCATACCGTTACCCAGGTCTAAACTCGCATCAATCGACCGCATTCCAGACGCCCGACGCTCTGCCTTTTCCAACAAAAGAGATGACCTTTTTCTTCTGGTCATAGTTTATGCCTCCCCAATGGGATGAAATGAACAGCTAGGCTCTGTGCCCAACCTGTTTTCAAATTTACCCGAGGCAATACAGCAGCCATCACCGTGCATCTAGCGAAAGTTTTTAGCAGCTTTATAGAGACCGCCAGAGATTTCAGCATTTTTCCTTAGGGCAGCAGCCGTGACTTTTGGGAATAAGCGGTGGTCTTGGCAATTGCGAGGATTGGATCCCCCCTGCCCCCCTTAATAAGGGGGGGAAGAGGGTGCCGCTACTGGCATCTAAATTAAAGGGCTTCCTCCTACTCACCATTCTCAAGGGAGCAAGAGGGAGCGATTAACCCTCATAACTTCTCCACTACCCTTTAATAGATAAGCCCAAAGTACAAAGCGATCGCAGCTCTCCAATAAGCATTCATCCTGTTTGCTTATACCTTAAGCGCTAGCCTATAAAGCAAAGCTGCTACGCAATAAGCATTCATCCTGTTTGCTCATACCCCAAGCGCTAGCCTATAAAGCGAAGCTGCTACGCAATGAGTACTCATCCTGTTTACTTATGCCCTAAGCACTCACCTATAAACCGTTGCTCTTAAGCAACGAGCATTAACGGCTTTTGCTGATTGCTTAGCCGTTAATGCTTAAGCCATTGAAACTAAGCTGCTGCCCGTCCGCGAATCTGCCCATAGCTTTCAACAAACCAGCCATAGGTCTTCTCGATTCCCTCCTTGAGCGAGGTCTTGGCCTGCCACCCAGCCTCGTGCAGCCTCGACACATCCAGCAGCTTGCGCGGCGTGCCGTCTGGCTTATCCGCATCAAACACCAGTTCGCCTTCATAGCCCACCACCGCCTTCATCGTCAGCGCCAGCTCCTTAATCGACACCTCATCGCCTGTGCCCACGTTGACAAACTGAGGCTCGTTGTAGTGCTGCATCAAAAACAGCAGCGCATCCGCCAAGTCATCCACATAGAGAAACTCGCGCAGCGGCGTGCCCGATCCCCACACCGTCACCGTCGGCGCACCGCTCACCTTAGCCTCATGAAACTTGCGCATGAGTGCAGGCAGCACGTGGGAGTTGGCCAGGTCAAAATTGTCGTTAAAGCCATAGAGGTTCGTCGGCATCGCCGAGATAAAGTTCACCCCATACTGGCGGCAGTAGTTTTCGCAGAGCTTGAGGCCCGCAATTTTTGCGATCGCATAGGGCTCATTCGTCGGCTCCAAAAACCCAGTGAGCAGATAGTCTTCCTTCATCGGCTGCGGGCACAGCTTGGGATAAATGCAGGAAGAGCCCAAAAACAGCAGCTTCTTCACCCCATTGAGATAGGCGCTGTGAATCACATTCGCCTCAATCATCAGGTTTTCGTAGATAAACTCAGCCCGATAGACATTGTTGGCCTGAATGCCGCCCACCTTAGCCGCCGCTAAAAACACATACTCCGGCTGCTCCGCCGCAAAGAAAGCCTCCACCGCCTCCTGCCGCCGCAGGTCTAGCTCCTGGCTCGACTTCAGCACTAGGTTGGTGTAGCCATTCGCCATCAGCGCCCGCACAATCGCGCTACCCGCTAAGCCCCGATGCCCAGCCACGTAGATCTTCGCATTCTTTTCCATAGCTCAGATTTCGATAGTCAGAATAAATAAGACTGTACCCACCCGGTCAAACACTCACCCCTACAAAATAACCCCTCCACTCCCCCTTAATAAGGGGGGCAGGGGGGATCAAAATCTATGCACCATTCAAGCCAATGCACAAACCGGCTTAGGGGGTTGTTGGGTGGCGCTGCGCTTGACCCAACCTACGGGAATTGGGCACTTTTCACCCCCCTTAATAAGGGGGGCAGGGGGGATCAAAAACCGTAGGATGGGCAAAGCAAAGCGTGCCCATCAAACCAAACCTGGTGGCATGAAGATGGGCAAAGGGCGAGCCCTTTGCCCATCCTACGTGATAGGCCCGTATGCGCCTTAGCCTACCTGGAGGCCCGTTTCGCCAAACATGCGGAGCGTCGCTCGGTCTGTCACAGCCTGCCCTTGGCTACCATTCAGCGGCACCAGGCCCACCCCTCTCAGGTCAGCATCAACCATCAGCTTGACCAGCTCATCAAACGTGACAGAGGGCTCCCAGCCCAGCTTAGTCTTGGCCTTGGTTGGGTCGCCAATCAACAGCTCCACCTCAGCCGGTCGCAGATAGCGCTCGTCAAAGGCCACATGGTCTTCCCAGTTTAGATTGACATAGCCAAAGGCAATATCTAGAAACTCTCGTACCGAGTGCATCTCACCCGTGGCCACTACATAGTCATCGGGCTCTTCCTGCTGCAGCATCAGCCACATCGCCTTGACGTAGTCTTTGGCATAGCCCCAATCGCGCTGGGCATCTAGATTGCCCATATAAATCTGCTTTTGCTTGCCTGCCACAATGCGAGCCACCGCCCGCGTAATCTTGCGGGTGACAAACGTCTCACCCCGACGCGGCGACTCATGGTTAAACAAAATGCCGTTGCAGGCAAACATGCCGTAAGACTCGCGGTGGTTTACCGTTTGCCAGTGGCCGTAGACCTTGGCACAGGCATAGGGGCTGCGAGGGTAAAAAGGCGTCGTTTCCTTCTGCGGAATTTCCTGCACCTTACCAAACATCTCAGACGATCCGGCCTGGTAGTAGCGCACCTCCAGCCCCGTGCGGTGCTGGTAGTCACGAATGGCTTCCAGCAGCCGCAGCGTGCCCATACCCACCGTATCGGCAGTGTATTCTGGCGAGTCAAAGCTCACCCGTACATGAGACTGGGCCCCTAGGTTATAGACCTCTTCGGGCTTCACCTCTTCTAAAATGCGCCGCAGCGTTACCCCATCAGTCAAATCGCCATAGTGCAGAAACAGACGCGCCGAATCGCTATGGGGGTCTTCATAGATATGGTCGATGCGGTCAGTATTAAAGGTAGAGGTGCGGCGAATAATGCCGTGAACTTCATAGCCTTTTTCTAATAGCAGTTCACTTAAATAAGAACCGTCTTGTCCGGTTACGCCAGTAATTAAACATTTTTTAGCAGCGGTCATAAGTCAAGCCTTTAGTAAATAACTGTGAGCTGAAGGAAATACCCTATAGACAACAGAAAGCTTTGTAGGATGGGCAAAGCAAAGCGTGCCCATCAAAACATATAACTGCAGCTACAAAGGATTAATTTTAGATACACCTTCTCTACCATTCGGCCTTTTGGATTGCAACAATTCAAAAGGCTACGGTGAAGGGACTGAGATCTCAAGGACCGTCAAAGCCCACTTCTAGAAAAGGTGGAACTTAGTTTAGCAACTCAGGCCAGTTGACAGCTAAAAGCGGAGTGTCTAGTGGGTAGTTTACGCTTCTTTTTGCCTGACTGCTTAGCTCTTTCAAAGTATAGATCAAAGAAATATCGTTTAACAGATTTAATCGTTTTCTTCACGCTATTAATGTTATTAACCCTCTTCTATCTATCAATCTTTAACTAACTAATTCTCCGAAAATCCTTGATGCCGTTAAAGCCCACCATGCGAGACTGGCGGCGAGTAAATTCGCCTACCGTTGGGTTGCCTTGAGGGTTCACCACGCCAGTTGCCTGTCGCCACAGCCCTTCAGCAGCTGGAGAGACGGTGTAATTGCGATCGCGTCTGCAGACGTGATACCAAGTAGTTTCCTGACAGTCGGAGCACCAAAAGGCCTCTATCCACTCACCCTGCAGGGGCACCGCTGCCCGCTCTGCTGTCAACAGCATTGCCGTTTTGCGGCCCATGCCCCGCTGCTGCAGATGCTCAGGCTTACTGGCAAACAGCGGATACTTCTGGCTGACGCTATCTAAAAGGCATTGGTGAATAGGGCAGCAAATAGCCCGACGCTTAGAACGGTTACGGTTTCGGCTCTGTCGCTGTGTCATGGTTTCAGATAGTTTGCACAAGGGGTCTTAACAGAAGGGGGGTAACCCGGCAAAGGCTAGCTGTGTGGCTTCAGATACTCCAACACGCGAGAAACCTTTACAGTCATGAGCTGCTTGAGCGACAGAAAAACAAAGGGTGGAATGGTGCTGGCATAGCGCTTCCACAGCCGAGTTGGCTCCTGCGTTAGGCGAAACAGCCACTCTAGGCCCGACTCGCGCACCCAGTCGGGAGC includes the following:
- a CDS encoding O-antigen ligase family protein produces the protein MSTKDFIQDFIGNPIILPLILICFCFYIFILIGSPILKGLYKIQVVKKSITYLFVVCLFQISLIGMTLSFLDRWIRYGGTLTSYITTFSINFFCLFFLQEIGLMRINRFIGIISKNPLLIALSLIILLSPAWSEMPIVGLTASIGYLLALLITVQMAEKYTWLELDEILRIGLSVVGVLTLVSAALSPSSYFTTEPWGALIGGRKNFGILCGLITSLWLLNWLGSKKADWLSPICACFFSIFVILGNSITGLITLMACLYALFLTSSSRFLKRKESLRILSVLGPISIFVVSIFISNFPRVAIFFGKDPTFTGRTLIWEVLIEKVNNYNALLGYGYNGFWQVWRGSDSPGYNIKPDLLGDYVAPHAHNGFVEVFIQLGYLGLIIFILLFLQTSYKAVQKAYSAKGKEQRLPLLLITFLIFSNIGETFQLGMIGPNINLFILVILAIKLNPKQDRRSITAYNPYLKS
- a CDS encoding ABC transporter ATP-binding protein; its protein translation is MLQYFKKIWFILGDSGRKLPSLFLFFIFSSVLETFGIGMLGPFFAVVSDPALIQRVPILQQVYNVLNVSSNETFIIFLCILIAVVFVIKSIAYLLSKFYILKFSHSHRAKIVQKLNRAYLNSDYNYFISKNSSGLTKNIISETQAFCSSVLLSLLYGISNCITLALLCWLMYTANSLLLTAILASLLPVILLIYGLKNKLKVWGQTLSEATQKVIQTLNQGLGGFKETRVIGAAPYFETQMTGYAQQYARTASLVGSFEMMPRVLIEASLVIFIVSFVAISQIVLSNSTEQLISSLSVFAVASIRLLPAASQIISAVGNLQSTRHVVDILYADLKESEKQLSLHSSSIAERASKEAGSVASKISFNNKIQLSKVFYQYSQELNPAINGISLEINKGESVAFIGKSGAGKTTLVDVILGLLVPQKGGITVDGESIYNDLRAWQNLIGYIPQSIFLLDDTVERNIAFGVPDHLIDYQKLEAAVAAAQLEEVVTQLPNGIHTRVGERGVMLSGGQRQRIGIARALYHEREILVLDEATSALDNETEKQITAAIQNLSGKKSVIMIAHRLSTVEHCNRVYLLEKGMVVKSGSFIDVMAS
- a CDS encoding GDP-mannose 4,6-dehydratase, translated to MKQALICGISGQDGAYLAKHLLELGYAVCGTSRDAQISSFQNLKRLGIWNQVKLVSMSLTDFRSVLQVFTKIEPDEVYNLAGQSSVGLSFELPVETMESFAIGTLNLLEVIRFLEKPIKLYNASSSECFGDTKGEAANEETPFRPRSPYGVAKAAAFWEVANYREAYNLFACSGILFNHESPLRPQRFVTQKIVSTVCRIATGSNEKLYLGNIDIQRDWGWALEYVNAMHLMLQHEVPDDYVIATGKSYTLQQFVDLAFKAVNLNWQEHVVIDRSLFRPSEIAWSCGNPAKAEKILGWKAQSRMPEVVTEMVRAHLNLKDAKPPEF
- a CDS encoding GDP-L-fucose synthase, whose protein sequence is MEKNAKIYVAGHRGLAGSAIVRALMANGYTNLVLKSSQELDLRRQEAVEAFFAAEQPEYVFLAAAKVGGIQANNVYRAEFIYENLMIEANVIHSAYLNGVKKLLFLGSSCIYPKLCPQPMKEDYLLTGFLEPTNEPYAIAKIAGLKLCENYCRQYGVNFISAMPTNLYGFNDNFDLANSHVLPALMRKFHEAKVSGAPTVTVWGSGTPLREFLYVDDLADALLFLMQHYNEPQFVNVGTGDEVSIKELALTMKAVVGYEGELVFDADKPDGTPRKLLDVSRLHEAGWQAKTSLKEGIEKTYGWFVESYGQIRGRAAA
- the gmd gene encoding GDP-mannose 4,6-dehydratase, which gives rise to MTAAKKCLITGVTGQDGSYLSELLLEKGYEVHGIIRRTSTFNTDRIDHIYEDPHSDSARLFLHYGDLTDGVTLRRILEEVKPEEVYNLGAQSHVRVSFDSPEYTADTVGMGTLRLLEAIRDYQHRTGLEVRYYQAGSSEMFGKVQEIPQKETTPFYPRSPYACAKVYGHWQTVNHRESYGMFACNGILFNHESPRRGETFVTRKITRAVARIVAGKQKQIYMGNLDAQRDWGYAKDYVKAMWLMLQQEEPDDYVVATGEMHSVREFLDIAFGYVNLNWEDHVAFDERYLRPAEVELLIGDPTKAKTKLGWEPSVTFDELVKLMVDADLRGVGLVPLNGSQGQAVTDRATLRMFGETGLQVG